In Frondihabitans sp. PAMC 28766, a genomic segment contains:
- a CDS encoding NAD(P)H-dependent glycerol-3-phosphate dehydrogenase gives MLGAGSWGTTFAKVLAEGGAEVAMWARRPEIAREVTETHRNTDYLPGINLPIGLTASSRISAVLDGAEQIYVSVPSQTLRQNLAEIRAIIPAGVPVVSLMKGVEKGTGLRMSEVIRQELGIDASLVAVASGPNLALEIAKRQPTAAVVSSESLETATLVAATATNPYFRSFVNTDVIGTEFGGVLKNLIAVAIGIVDGVGYGENTKASIITRGLAEMTSFAVSFGAKPETLSGLAGLGDLIATCQSPLSRNNTAGRLLGQGYRFDDVVRQMNQTAEGLASVAPILELARSRGVDMPIVTQVAEVLAGTLDPRNIAPHLTETDEPQGE, from the coding sequence GTGCTCGGCGCCGGCAGTTGGGGCACGACATTCGCGAAGGTGCTCGCCGAAGGCGGGGCCGAGGTCGCGATGTGGGCGCGCCGACCCGAGATCGCCCGCGAGGTGACCGAGACCCACCGCAACACCGACTACCTGCCCGGCATCAACCTGCCGATCGGCCTGACTGCGTCGTCGCGAATCTCGGCGGTGCTCGACGGCGCCGAGCAGATCTACGTCTCGGTGCCGAGCCAGACCCTCCGGCAGAACCTCGCCGAGATCCGCGCGATCATCCCTGCGGGCGTGCCGGTCGTCAGCCTGATGAAGGGCGTCGAGAAGGGTACCGGCCTCCGGATGAGCGAGGTGATCCGTCAAGAGCTCGGCATCGACGCCTCGCTGGTCGCCGTGGCGTCCGGCCCCAACCTGGCGCTCGAGATCGCCAAGCGGCAGCCGACCGCGGCGGTCGTCTCGTCGGAGAGCCTCGAGACCGCGACCCTCGTCGCCGCCACCGCGACCAACCCGTACTTCCGTTCGTTCGTCAACACCGACGTGATCGGCACCGAGTTCGGCGGTGTGCTCAAGAACCTCATTGCCGTGGCCATCGGAATCGTCGACGGCGTCGGCTACGGCGAGAACACCAAGGCGTCGATCATCACGCGCGGGCTCGCCGAGATGACGAGCTTCGCCGTGTCGTTCGGCGCCAAGCCCGAGACGCTCTCCGGTCTTGCCGGGTTGGGCGACCTCATCGCGACGTGCCAGTCGCCCCTGTCGCGCAACAACACCGCGGGGCGCCTGCTGGGCCAGGGCTATCGCTTCGACGACGTGGTGCGCCAGATGAACCAGACGGCCGAAGGGCTCGCGTCGGTCGCCCCGATCCTGGAGCTCGCTCGCTCTCGCGGAGTCGACATGCCCATCGTGACGCAGGTCGCCGAGGTGCTCGCCGGTACTCTGGACCCGCGCAACATCGCGCCGCATCTCACCGAGACCGACGAGCCCCAGGGCGAATAG
- a CDS encoding 1-acyl-sn-glycerol-3-phosphate acyltransferase has translation MTTNPDAPLAPSPKRIREHNLTFGVLGRLAMPLLVAQAKYTVRDADKLPATGPFVVTPNHYSNYDPLIVGVILFRLGRVPRFLAKSSLWKVPVLKWIMRSTGQVPVDRTGRTRGADPIESGGAALARGEGVIVYPEGSLTREPDMWPMRGKSGAVRLALATGVPLIPMAQWGAQDILGRDDKIHVFPRKRVRAAFGDPVDLSAYRGRHLDQHELMEATALVMRRITELLAEIRGGTPPERLYDPAEHNQTEIGRFEP, from the coding sequence GTGACGACTAATCCTGATGCGCCTCTCGCCCCATCGCCGAAGCGCATCCGCGAACACAACCTCACTTTCGGCGTCCTCGGTCGCCTCGCCATGCCGCTGCTGGTGGCGCAGGCGAAGTACACGGTGCGAGATGCCGACAAGCTGCCGGCCACGGGCCCGTTCGTTGTCACACCGAATCATTACAGCAACTACGACCCGCTGATCGTCGGTGTGATCCTGTTCCGCCTGGGCCGGGTGCCGCGCTTCCTCGCGAAGTCGTCGCTGTGGAAGGTGCCGGTGCTGAAGTGGATCATGCGCTCGACGGGGCAGGTGCCCGTCGACCGCACCGGTCGCACTCGCGGCGCCGACCCGATCGAGTCGGGCGGGGCGGCTCTCGCGCGCGGCGAGGGCGTCATCGTCTACCCCGAGGGGTCGCTCACGCGCGAGCCGGACATGTGGCCGATGCGCGGCAAGAGCGGGGCGGTGCGCCTCGCCCTCGCGACCGGTGTTCCGCTGATCCCGATGGCGCAGTGGGGTGCGCAGGACATCCTGGGGCGCGACGACAAGATCCACGTCTTCCCGCGCAAGCGCGTCCGAGCGGCCTTCGGCGACCCGGTCGACCTGTCGGCCTATCGCGGCCGTCATCTCGACCAGCACGAGCTGATGGAGGCGACCGCTCTCGTCATGCGCCGCATCACCGAGCTGCTGGCCGAGATCCGTGGCGGCACTCCGCCCGAGCGCCTGTACGACCCCGCCGAGCACAACCAGACCGAGATCGGACGCTTTGAGCCCTAG
- the murA gene encoding UDP-N-acetylglucosamine 1-carboxyvinyltransferase, whose protein sequence is MNSLVQDAAAAGARVGLKSDEIIIRGGKPLIGRIEVRGAKNLATKAMVASLLGDTPSILKDVPDISDVNVVRGLLSIHGVRITDPARGELILDPSNVETAHFAEIDAHAGSSRIPILFCGPLLHRLGEAFIPDLGGCRIGDRPIDFHLDALRAFGAIVDKNYNGIHLTAPNGLKGAEIVLPYPSVGATEQVLLTAVLAEGVTELRNAAIEPEIMDLIAILQKMGAIVNVEPNRVIFIEGVKSLRGYTHRAINDRNEAASWAAAALATKGDIFVEGAKQQDLMTFLNVFRKVGGEFDVHEDGIRFFHPGGELKPVVIETDVHPGFMTDWQQPLVVALTQAHGVSIVHETVYENRFQFTEALNDMGAQIVVHKDGLKDVERRVARRDFEQAAVITGPTPLHGADIRVPDLRGGFSHLIAALTAEGESKITNVGIIARGYEHFVAKLRKLGADFTFEG, encoded by the coding sequence GTGAACTCCCTTGTTCAGGATGCAGCAGCAGCGGGTGCCCGAGTCGGGCTGAAGTCCGACGAGATCATCATCCGCGGCGGCAAACCGCTGATCGGGCGCATCGAGGTGCGCGGAGCGAAGAACCTCGCCACGAAGGCGATGGTGGCGTCTCTGCTGGGCGACACCCCCAGCATCCTGAAAGACGTCCCCGACATCAGCGACGTCAACGTCGTGCGCGGGCTCCTGTCGATCCACGGTGTGCGCATCACCGACCCGGCCCGCGGCGAGCTCATCCTCGACCCCTCCAACGTCGAGACGGCGCACTTCGCCGAGATCGACGCGCACGCCGGCTCGAGTCGCATCCCGATCCTGTTCTGCGGCCCCCTGCTGCACCGCCTGGGCGAGGCGTTCATCCCCGACCTCGGCGGGTGCCGTATCGGCGACCGCCCGATCGACTTCCACCTCGACGCCCTCCGCGCGTTCGGGGCGATCGTCGACAAGAACTACAACGGCATCCACCTGACGGCCCCCAACGGCCTCAAGGGCGCCGAGATCGTGTTGCCCTACCCGAGCGTCGGCGCGACCGAGCAGGTCCTGCTCACAGCGGTCCTCGCCGAGGGTGTCACCGAGCTGCGCAACGCCGCGATCGAGCCAGAGATCATGGACCTCATCGCGATCCTGCAGAAGATGGGCGCGATCGTCAATGTCGAGCCCAACCGGGTCATCTTCATCGAGGGCGTCAAGTCGCTGCGCGGCTACACGCATCGCGCGATCAACGACCGCAACGAGGCGGCCAGCTGGGCTGCTGCGGCCCTGGCCACCAAGGGCGACATCTTCGTCGAGGGCGCCAAGCAGCAAGACCTGATGACCTTCCTCAACGTCTTCCGCAAGGTCGGCGGCGAGTTCGACGTGCACGAAGACGGCATCCGCTTCTTCCACCCCGGTGGCGAGCTGAAGCCGGTCGTCATCGAGACCGACGTGCACCCCGGCTTCATGACCGACTGGCAGCAGCCGCTCGTCGTGGCGCTGACGCAGGCGCACGGCGTGTCGATCGTGCACGAGACGGTCTACGAGAACCGCTTCCAGTTCACCGAGGCGCTCAACGACATGGGTGCGCAGATCGTGGTGCACAAGGACGGCCTGAAAGACGTCGAGCGCCGCGTCGCCCGTCGCGACTTCGAGCAGGCCGCTGTCATCACCGGCCCGACACCGCTCCACGGCGCCGATATCCGTGTGCCCGACCTGCGCGGCGGCTTCAGCCACCTCATCGCTGCTCTGACCGCCGAGGGCGAGTCGAAGATCACCAACGTCGGCATCATCGCGCGGGGGTACGAGCACTTCGTGGCGAAGCTTCGCAAGCTCGGTGCGGACTTCACGTTCGAAGGGTGA
- the leuC gene encoding 3-isopropylmalate dehydratase large subunit, giving the protein MEGTPLGRTLAEKVWDDHVVVKGTDGAPDLLYIDLHLVHEVTSPQAFDGLRQADRPVRRLDLTIATEDHNTPTLAIDKPIAEPTSRIQIETLRHNAEEFNVRLHSLGDAEQGIVHVVGPQLGLTMPGITVVCGDSHTSTHGAFGAMAFGIGTSEVEHVLATQTLPLKPFKTMAITVEGELRPGVTAKDVILAVIAKIGTGGGQGYVLEYRGSAIRSLSMEGRMTICNMSIEAGARAGMVAPDQITYDYLEGRPHAPQGADWDDAVAYWSTLPTDDDAVFDAEVFLDANALEPFVTWGTNPGQGVSLSESVPDPADYTDPNAAAAAQRALDYMALEAGTPMKDIRVDAVFMGSCTNSRIEDLRAFASVVRGRTKAEGVRVMVVPGSARVRIEAEAEGLDKVFTDFGAEWRFAGCSMCLGMNPDQLAPGERCASTSNRNFEGRQGKGGRTHLVSPLVAAATAIRGTLSSPWDLGIDTPDAVPTDVSIAKESADA; this is encoded by the coding sequence ATGGAGGGCACACCCTTGGGTAGAACGCTCGCAGAAAAAGTATGGGACGACCACGTGGTCGTCAAGGGCACGGACGGCGCCCCCGACCTTCTCTACATCGACCTCCACCTCGTGCACGAGGTCACGAGCCCGCAGGCGTTCGACGGCCTCCGCCAGGCCGACCGCCCGGTTCGCCGCCTCGACCTCACGATCGCGACCGAAGACCACAACACGCCGACGCTCGCGATCGACAAGCCGATCGCCGAGCCGACGAGCCGTATCCAGATCGAGACCCTCCGGCACAACGCCGAGGAGTTCAACGTCCGTCTGCACTCCCTGGGCGACGCCGAGCAGGGCATCGTGCACGTCGTGGGCCCGCAGCTCGGGCTGACCATGCCCGGCATCACCGTCGTCTGCGGCGACTCGCACACCTCGACGCACGGCGCCTTCGGCGCCATGGCCTTCGGCATCGGCACGAGCGAGGTCGAGCACGTGCTCGCCACGCAGACTCTGCCGCTCAAACCCTTCAAGACGATGGCGATCACCGTCGAGGGCGAGCTGCGCCCCGGCGTCACAGCCAAGGACGTCATCCTGGCCGTCATCGCCAAGATCGGCACCGGCGGCGGGCAGGGCTACGTGCTCGAGTACCGCGGCAGCGCCATCCGCTCGCTCTCGATGGAGGGCCGGATGACTATCTGCAACATGTCGATCGAGGCCGGCGCCCGCGCGGGCATGGTCGCTCCCGACCAGATCACCTACGACTACCTCGAGGGTCGCCCGCACGCGCCGCAGGGCGCCGACTGGGACGACGCCGTCGCCTACTGGAGCACTCTGCCGACCGACGACGACGCGGTGTTCGACGCCGAGGTCTTCCTCGACGCGAACGCCCTCGAGCCGTTCGTCACCTGGGGCACGAACCCGGGGCAGGGCGTCTCGCTCTCCGAGAGCGTCCCGGATCCTGCCGACTACACCGACCCGAACGCTGCGGCCGCCGCCCAGCGCGCGCTCGACTACATGGCTCTCGAGGCCGGCACGCCGATGAAGGACATCCGCGTCGACGCCGTCTTCATGGGGTCGTGCACCAACTCCAGGATCGAAGACCTGCGCGCGTTCGCCTCGGTCGTCCGAGGTCGTACGAAGGCCGAGGGTGTCCGGGTCATGGTCGTCCCCGGCTCGGCCCGCGTCCGCATCGAGGCCGAGGCCGAGGGCCTCGACAAGGTGTTCACCGACTTCGGCGCCGAGTGGCGCTTCGCCGGCTGCTCGATGTGCCTCGGCATGAACCCCGACCAGCTCGCTCCCGGTGAGCGTTGCGCGTCGACGTCCAATCGCAACTTCGAGGGCCGGCAGGGCAAGGGCGGGCGCACACACCTGGTGTCGCCGCTCGTCGCCGCGGCGACCGCCATCCGCGGCACCCTCTCCAGCCCCTGGGATCTCGGGATCGACACACCCGACGCCGTCCCCACCGACGTGTCCATCGCCAAGGAGTCGGCAGATGCATAA
- a CDS encoding PQQ-binding-like beta-propeller repeat protein produces the protein MDARAAPPPPPLPAKRVFVGLVALGLAIAVVAVVGTSLTPVYGDLAPWRSTPVADLRTSPTTTGWTTDLAREVLPGVPVRCAGFTSQQTTGRYVVVTGTPPPLGSTTACSALSVSQVQSTIALLDTDTGRVVWTRDLAASFPTLAGPVAVDGEQVLPEASRVLVQLTVADHAALASLSMTTGDVTSSIELPSGAANSVPLVEGTLAMYSSTAAREGSTRWILADVRTIDQPRWEGLLPDATPPVLTDRAGFAEVSGRSSIIDGSTGHVHRLGDGSVSLSSAIVDDAGLVTTQTEPSGIVISGWSARGLRLWTRAGVGALSGTSRDCVLVVLPGTTRGTCIDQVTGRTRWTTDVGNGAFALGIAGQTNDAMMVYRDKGDQTEIDVFDGRTGRLLYPIDFAPVTYSALASRTTGYLELFSDSGSPTGIGAFDMTSGRELWHLDEAETRDTLFWGGQLVRVSASGVATQLVDRSRTVLRE, from the coding sequence GTGGACGCCCGCGCCGCGCCGCCGCCGCCGCCTCTCCCCGCGAAACGCGTGTTCGTCGGCCTCGTCGCCCTCGGCCTCGCCATCGCCGTCGTCGCGGTCGTCGGCACGTCGCTGACGCCGGTCTACGGCGACCTCGCCCCCTGGCGCAGCACCCCCGTCGCCGACCTCCGCACCTCGCCGACGACGACGGGCTGGACGACGGACCTCGCCCGCGAGGTGCTGCCCGGCGTGCCCGTCCGATGCGCGGGCTTCACCTCCCAGCAGACGACAGGGCGTTACGTCGTCGTGACAGGGACTCCACCGCCCCTCGGCTCGACGACGGCGTGCTCGGCGCTGAGCGTCTCGCAGGTGCAGTCCACCATCGCGCTGCTGGACACCGACACGGGCCGGGTCGTCTGGACGCGCGACCTCGCCGCCTCGTTCCCGACCCTGGCCGGGCCCGTCGCCGTGGACGGCGAGCAGGTGCTGCCCGAGGCGTCGCGGGTGCTCGTGCAGCTGACCGTCGCCGACCACGCGGCGCTCGCCTCGCTCTCGATGACGACGGGAGACGTGACCTCGTCGATCGAGCTGCCGTCGGGAGCGGCCAACTCCGTGCCTCTCGTCGAGGGCACGCTCGCGATGTACAGCTCGACGGCGGCGCGCGAAGGGTCGACCCGGTGGATCCTCGCCGACGTGCGCACCATCGACCAGCCGCGCTGGGAGGGGCTCCTGCCCGACGCGACTCCCCCCGTGCTCACCGACCGGGCCGGGTTCGCCGAGGTCTCGGGGCGCAGCTCGATCATCGACGGGTCGACCGGGCACGTGCACCGCCTCGGCGACGGCTCGGTCTCCCTCTCGAGCGCGATCGTCGACGACGCCGGTCTCGTGACGACGCAGACCGAGCCGAGCGGGATCGTGATCAGCGGCTGGAGCGCCCGAGGCCTGCGGCTCTGGACTCGAGCCGGCGTCGGCGCCCTGTCGGGGACCTCCCGCGACTGCGTGCTCGTCGTCCTTCCCGGCACGACCCGCGGCACCTGCATCGACCAGGTCACCGGGCGGACGCGGTGGACGACCGACGTCGGCAACGGCGCCTTCGCCCTCGGAATCGCCGGCCAGACGAACGACGCGATGATGGTCTACCGCGACAAGGGCGACCAGACCGAGATCGACGTCTTCGACGGGCGGACGGGGCGACTGCTCTACCCGATCGACTTCGCCCCGGTCACCTACTCGGCCCTCGCCTCGCGCACCACCGGCTACCTCGAGCTGTTCTCGGACAGCGGGTCGCCCACCGGCATCGGGGCATTCGACATGACGTCCGGGCGGGAGCTCTGGCACCTCGACGAGGCCGAGACCCGGGACACGCTCTTCTGGGGAGGGCAGCTCGTGCGAGTGTCGGCGAGTGGCGTGGCGACACAGTTGGTCGACCGCTCGCGCACAGTGCTGCGCGAGTAG
- a CDS encoding PQQ-binding-like beta-propeller repeat protein: MVESVDEPWIPPRPPAYTSAWGDSDQPVPPRPEPTAAPIPSVDRVALPGGGAGVRPGVRWQAGRPGGRIDRLWSGLSVGRRILLSYLALAVAIALVVSVGGALQPTYGSLAPWLGAHVDDLRAAPSAGPWAIDLAATIAPGTPPQCLRFAETDLGPDLAVVRVDGSWAYGLSTDAACSVVPAGYGSRVALIDTRTGDVRWVHDLSDDLGQGEGVAVTWTSALDSDSRILVRGGTSTQQVVETLGSATGKVLSSTGALPSSQDDRFTASGRVVATGSLSLDDLEYTYQLRDADDLSKVVWSGHGNETATMIALDDRLLLGDRGTLQVPLATGVASEWSGPVSTSAGYAVHDDVVFATNVHGLGVTTTEARGFTAVSKTGAVLWRSDLDLRGSYSITRKCLAATDSGGDTITCLDYRTGKPLWSSSVGEFSFAGSLPGQRSDDVYVVTTTQHAQLVSLDGATGHVRFSTDVPPGSSPVASGRTVAYVLATGLTGARSTLFGVDTSSGHRLWTRSSQVQVAVWAGHVIDIGMDGLARRLGS, translated from the coding sequence ATGGTCGAATCGGTCGACGAGCCGTGGATCCCGCCGCGGCCTCCGGCGTACACGAGCGCGTGGGGCGACAGCGATCAGCCGGTGCCCCCTCGACCCGAGCCGACGGCTGCCCCGATCCCGTCTGTCGATCGGGTCGCGCTGCCGGGCGGCGGGGCCGGGGTGCGCCCAGGCGTGCGGTGGCAGGCGGGGCGCCCGGGGGGGCGCATCGACCGGCTCTGGTCGGGATTGTCGGTGGGGCGCCGCATCCTGCTGTCGTATCTGGCCCTGGCGGTCGCCATCGCACTCGTGGTCTCGGTGGGAGGCGCACTGCAGCCCACGTACGGCTCGCTCGCGCCGTGGCTGGGCGCGCACGTCGACGATCTGCGGGCGGCGCCGTCGGCCGGGCCTTGGGCGATCGATCTGGCCGCGACGATCGCTCCGGGCACCCCTCCGCAGTGCCTCCGGTTCGCCGAGACCGACCTGGGGCCGGATCTCGCGGTGGTGCGCGTGGACGGATCGTGGGCGTACGGCCTGTCGACGGATGCGGCGTGCTCGGTCGTGCCCGCGGGCTACGGGTCCCGCGTGGCCCTGATCGATACGCGCACCGGTGACGTGCGCTGGGTCCACGACCTGTCGGATGACCTCGGGCAGGGCGAGGGCGTGGCCGTCACGTGGACCTCGGCGCTGGACTCCGATTCGCGCATTCTGGTGCGCGGGGGCACGTCGACCCAGCAGGTCGTCGAGACGCTCGGGTCGGCCACCGGCAAAGTGCTCTCGTCGACGGGGGCGCTGCCCTCGTCGCAGGACGACCGTTTCACAGCGTCCGGCCGGGTGGTCGCGACCGGGTCGCTCAGCCTCGACGACCTCGAGTACACCTACCAGCTGCGCGACGCGGACGATCTCTCGAAGGTGGTGTGGAGCGGTCACGGCAACGAGACAGCGACGATGATCGCCCTCGACGACCGACTCCTGCTCGGCGATCGCGGCACTCTGCAGGTGCCGCTGGCGACCGGGGTGGCGAGCGAATGGAGCGGCCCGGTGTCGACGTCGGCGGGCTACGCGGTGCACGACGACGTCGTCTTCGCCACGAACGTGCACGGGCTCGGGGTGACGACGACCGAGGCCCGGGGGTTCACCGCGGTCTCGAAGACGGGGGCAGTGCTGTGGCGGTCGGATCTCGACCTGCGCGGGTCGTACTCGATCACTCGGAAGTGCCTGGCTGCGACCGACTCGGGAGGCGACACCATCACCTGTCTCGACTACCGCACGGGCAAGCCGCTCTGGTCGTCGTCGGTGGGCGAGTTCTCGTTCGCGGGCAGCCTGCCGGGGCAGCGCAGCGACGACGTCTACGTGGTGACGACGACGCAGCACGCGCAGCTCGTCTCGCTCGACGGGGCCACCGGCCACGTCCGCTTCTCGACGGACGTGCCACCAGGATCCTCACCGGTCGCGTCCGGCCGCACCGTCGCCTACGTTCTCGCCACGGGCCTCACGGGCGCGCGGTCGACCCTCTTCGGTGTCGACACCTCGAGCGGGCATCGCCTCTGGACGCGCTCGTCGCAGGTGCAGGTCGCCGTGTGGGCCGGGCACGTGATCGACATCGGCATGGACGGGCTGGCGCGCCGACTCGGATCGTGA
- a CDS encoding TMEM175 family protein, with protein sequence MPDETAPEPAPPSVSDEAKRPTGAGSGAIVERLAIDRLVTFTDAVVAIAITLVALPLVDVAGDIHSPEQFFAQSGYAVTAAGISFAVIGTFWRDHHHLFLRATDYPPLMLRVVLVWLACIVFLPVATVIDVRSASGNRTAYALYLGTILLAMICFRVEEAMLSRSGFLRDSRGRDASKRELLIDWVPVGLMIIVIAITLTIAGRTGLWSLALLVIASPLQRWLRWKYVADAALT encoded by the coding sequence ATGCCTGACGAGACCGCACCCGAGCCCGCGCCCCCCTCCGTCTCTGACGAGGCGAAGCGGCCGACGGGTGCCGGGTCGGGGGCCATCGTCGAGCGGTTGGCGATCGACCGCCTCGTCACCTTCACCGACGCGGTCGTCGCCATCGCCATCACCCTGGTGGCCCTGCCGCTCGTCGACGTCGCCGGCGACATCCACTCCCCCGAGCAGTTCTTCGCCCAGAGCGGCTACGCGGTGACGGCGGCCGGTATCAGCTTCGCGGTGATCGGCACGTTCTGGCGCGACCACCACCACCTCTTCCTCCGCGCGACCGACTACCCGCCGCTCATGCTGCGCGTCGTCCTCGTCTGGCTGGCCTGCATCGTCTTCCTGCCCGTCGCGACCGTCATCGACGTGCGCAGCGCATCGGGCAACCGCACGGCGTACGCCCTCTACCTCGGCACGATCCTGCTGGCCATGATCTGCTTCCGGGTCGAGGAGGCCATGCTGTCGCGATCGGGCTTCCTGCGAGACAGTCGCGGGCGCGACGCGTCCAAACGCGAGCTCCTCATCGACTGGGTGCCCGTCGGCCTGATGATCATCGTCATCGCGATCACCCTGACGATCGCCGGCCGCACAGGGCTGTGGAGTCTGGCGCTGCTCGTGATCGCGTCACCCCTGCAGCGCTGGCTGCGCTGGAAGTACGTGGCCGACGCCGCGCTGACGTAG
- a CDS encoding 3' terminal RNA ribose 2'-O-methyltransferase Hen1, producing MLVTITTELPDATDLGYLLHKHPARLQSFDLSVGTAHVFYPEATPERCTAALLLEVDAIGLARSKRFGGRDADTLGHYVNDRPYASTSMLAVALGQVFRTAMTGRCDSRPELAASDVPLVIEVTALPARGDAGLVERLFAPLGWAVEAQAVPLDPEFPNWGDSRYVNLTLTGTLRLADALRHLYVLLPVLDDAKHYWVGDDEIGKLMRNGEGWLADHPERDVITTRYLAHQRSLVRDATERLDELDDSAGDTTSLEEAAETVDAPTPLRIHRAEAVLQALRDVGAHRVADVGCGPGALLTRLVADPAFTEIVGTDVSSGALNVAETRLHLGDLSDRQRDRIRLLQSSVTYEDDRITGLDAVVLMEVVEHIEPTRLDALEATVFGHAAPASVIVTTPNSEYNALYPHLAAGTMRHTDHRFEWTRAEFADWASRVAGAFGYTVEHRSIGDLDAVHGSPTQLALFRRV from the coding sequence GTGCTCGTCACCATCACCACCGAACTCCCCGACGCGACCGACCTCGGCTACCTCCTGCACAAGCATCCGGCCCGTCTGCAGTCGTTCGATCTGAGCGTGGGCACGGCGCACGTGTTCTACCCCGAGGCGACGCCCGAGCGTTGCACCGCGGCTCTCCTGCTCGAGGTCGACGCCATCGGGCTGGCGCGCAGCAAGCGCTTCGGGGGGCGCGACGCCGACACCCTCGGCCACTACGTCAACGACCGGCCGTACGCGTCGACGTCGATGCTCGCGGTCGCTCTGGGCCAGGTCTTCCGCACGGCGATGACGGGCCGGTGCGACAGCCGGCCGGAGCTCGCCGCCTCAGACGTCCCGCTGGTCATCGAGGTGACCGCGCTGCCGGCGCGCGGCGACGCGGGTCTGGTCGAGCGACTGTTCGCACCGCTCGGCTGGGCGGTCGAGGCGCAGGCCGTACCGCTGGATCCTGAGTTTCCGAATTGGGGCGACTCCCGGTACGTCAACCTCACGCTGACCGGCACGCTCCGGCTCGCCGACGCCCTCCGGCACCTCTACGTGCTGCTGCCGGTGCTCGACGACGCGAAGCACTACTGGGTCGGCGACGACGAGATCGGCAAGCTGATGCGGAACGGCGAGGGCTGGCTCGCCGACCACCCCGAACGCGACGTGATCACGACGCGCTACCTCGCGCACCAGCGCTCGCTCGTCCGCGACGCGACCGAGCGGCTCGACGAGCTCGACGACTCGGCCGGCGACACCACCTCGCTCGAGGAGGCCGCAGAGACCGTCGACGCGCCCACGCCGCTGCGGATCCACCGGGCGGAGGCCGTTCTGCAGGCCCTCCGCGACGTGGGCGCCCATCGTGTGGCCGACGTGGGCTGCGGGCCGGGAGCCCTGCTGACGCGCCTCGTCGCCGACCCGGCCTTCACCGAGATCGTCGGCACCGACGTGTCGTCGGGCGCCCTGAACGTCGCCGAGACGCGCCTGCACCTGGGCGACCTCAGCGACCGGCAGCGCGACCGCATCCGACTGCTGCAGTCGTCGGTCACCTACGAGGACGACAGGATCACGGGGCTCGACGCCGTGGTGCTCATGGAGGTCGTCGAGCACATCGAGCCGACCCGCCTCGACGCGCTCGAGGCCACCGTCTTCGGGCACGCCGCCCCCGCCTCGGTGATCGTGACGACGCCCAACAGCGAGTACAACGCGCTCTACCCGCACCTGGCGGCGGGCACGATGCGGCACACCGACCACCGCTTCGAGTGGACCCGCGCCGAGTTCGCCGACTGGGCCTCCCGAGTGGCGGGCGCATTCGGCTACACGGTCGAGCACCGCTCGATCGGCGATCTCGACGCCGTGCACGGCTCCCCCACCCAGCTCGCGCTCTTCCGGAGGGTCTGA
- a CDS encoding MBL fold metallo-hydrolase, with product MRVTKYEHAALVIDDGGRRLVIDPGGFTRSLGGVTDVDAVVVTHEHPDHWTPTQLTALRAANRGVRILGPAGFAAAALSAGLEVETITDGDTVEVGPFTLRFAGTTHAVIHESIPLIDNTGVLVNGALFHPGDSYTVPPFPVEVLAAPLGAPWLKIGEAMDYVAAVKPAKIFSIHEWTLSETGFGMHLDRLRAVVEASGGEAVVLSPGDSLEL from the coding sequence ATGCGAGTGACGAAGTACGAACACGCGGCTTTGGTCATCGACGACGGCGGGCGCCGTCTCGTCATCGATCCCGGCGGATTCACGAGATCTCTCGGCGGGGTGACCGACGTCGACGCGGTCGTGGTGACGCACGAGCACCCCGATCACTGGACGCCGACACAGCTGACTGCTCTGCGCGCGGCGAACCGGGGCGTCAGGATCCTGGGGCCCGCCGGTTTCGCTGCCGCAGCCCTCTCTGCGGGCCTCGAGGTCGAGACAATCACCGACGGAGACACCGTCGAGGTCGGGCCGTTCACGCTGCGATTCGCGGGGACGACTCACGCGGTGATCCACGAGAGCATCCCGCTGATCGACAACACCGGTGTGCTCGTCAACGGCGCGCTCTTCCACCCGGGCGACTCGTACACGGTGCCGCCCTTCCCCGTCGAGGTGCTTGCCGCGCCCCTGGGAGCCCCGTGGCTGAAGATCGGCGAAGCGATGGACTACGTCGCGGCGGTGAAGCCCGCGAAGATCTTCTCCATCCACGAGTGGACCCTGTCGGAGACAGGGTTCGGCATGCACCTCGACCGTCTGCGCGCCGTCGTCGAGGCGTCCGGCGGGGAGGCTGTCGTTCTCAGCCCGGGCGACTCGCTCGAGCTCTAG